In Triticum aestivum cultivar Chinese Spring chromosome 5B, IWGSC CS RefSeq v2.1, whole genome shotgun sequence, the following proteins share a genomic window:
- the LOC123117203 gene encoding pathogenesis-related protein 1, whose protein sequence is MEYSPKLAVLVLLALASAMAVTAQNSEQDFVDAHNAARADVGLGEVTWDPTVAAFAQDYADQRRGDCQLIHTPDGRPYGENLYGGGGGGTEWTATDAVNSWVSEKQYYDHDSNTCSAPEGESCGHYTQVVWRDSTGIGCARVVCDSGDGVFIICSYNPPGNFPGVSPY, encoded by the coding sequence ATGGAGTACTCGCCGAAACTAGCAGTACTGGTGCTCTTAGCTCTCGCGTCCGCCATGGCGGTCACGGCCCAGAACTCGGAGCAGGACTTCGTGGACGCCCACAACGCGGCGCGCGCCGACGTGGGCCTTGGTGAGGTGACATGGGACCCTACCGTGGCAGCCTTCGCGCAGGACTACGCCGATCAGCGCCGCGGCGACTGCCAGCTGATCCATACTCCTGATGGCCGGCCGTACGGGGAGAACCTctacggaggcggcggcggtgggaccGAGTGGACGGCGACGGACGCCGTGAATTCGTGGGTGTCGGAGAAGCAGTACTACGACCACGACAGCAACACCTGCTCGGCGCCGGAGGGTGAGTCGTGCGGGCACTACACGCAGGTGGTGTGGCGCGACTCGACGGGTATCGGCTGCGCCCGCGTCGTCTGCGACAGCGGCGACGGTGTGTTCATCATCTGCAGCTACAACCCGCCAGGCAACTTCCCCGGGGTGAGCCCGTACTAG